Proteins from a genomic interval of Desulfovibrio piger:
- a CDS encoding IS5 family transposase (programmed frameshift), with protein sequence MAAHRRHDISDKVWANIEKLLPGSKGSVGRPSADNRLFINAVFWILRTGAPWRDLPPDLGDWKNTHRRFCRWRDRGVWEKILEALIVEPDFEWLIIDASHCKVHPHAAGAAGGNEAMSRNKRGLNSKIHLAVDAHGMPVRVIVTEGTRADCKEACALIDGLSAGALLADRGYDTESILRKAGESGFQVVIPPKRSRKISRNYDRELYKVRHLVENAFLHLKRWRGIATRYAKRCASFLAAVQIRCISLWANII encoded by the exons ATGGCGGCACATCGGAGGCATGATATTTCCGACAAGGTATGGGCAAATATTGAAAAACTTCTTCCCGGTTCCAAAGGCTCTGTCGGTCGTCCTTCCGCCGATAACCGATTGTTTATCAACGCCGTCTTCTGGATACTGAGAACCGGGGCTCCGTGGCGGGATTTACCCCCCGATCTTGGCGACTGGAAAAATACACATCGCCGCTTCTGCCGATGGCGAGATCGGGGAGTTTGGGAGAAAATACTCGAAGCTCTCATTGTCGAACCTGATTTTGAATGGCTCATCATTGATGCCAGTCATTGCAAAGTACATCCCCATGCGGCGGGCGCTGCGGGAGGTAATGAGGCCATGAGCCGCA ACAAAAGGGGGCTCAACTCAAAAATACATCTGGCCGTGGATGCGCATGGTATGCCGGTCAGAGTTATTGTTACAGAAGGTACCCGAGCTGATTGCAAAGAGGCCTGTGCGTTGATTGACGGGTTGAGTGCCGGGGCACTTTTGGCTGATAGAGGCTACGATACGGAGAGTATTCTCCGCAAAGCAGGTGAATCCGGTTTCCAGGTTGTCATCCCGCCAAAGAGAAGTCGTAAAATATCACGCAACTATGACAGAGAGCTCTACAAAGTCAGGCATCTTGTCGAGAATGCTTTTCTCCATCTCAAGCGCTGGCGGGGAATTGCCACACGATATGCCAAAAGATGTGCATCTTTTCTTGCCGCCGTTCAAATCAGATGCATATCTTTGTGGGCAAACATAATTTGA
- a CDS encoding sigma-54 interaction domain-containing protein, which yields MIKREFLFTIVDIKLKGNFDGYVLSLNNTVDIQKNERQVRQNIYQKGKRRYFMFNDIIGDSAAISQAKFIGQRFADSDGPVLLIGDTGTGKEMFAQAIHAHSRRQEAAFVSVNCAAVPESLLESELFGYEEGAFTGARRGGKTGLVELAHGGTLFLDEIGEMPLRLQARLLRVLQDKVVTRLGSTRFVQVNVRIICATNRNLFAMARQGQFRQDLFYRINTLLLKIPSLEAHREDIGPIVLAYLRRLRGEGYKKLSISDEAIEKLEQHDWPGNVRELLHVVDRAIALARQPVIQASDILFDADILDEEEPETPFAGRGETASCARLEAVLQKYRYNKTQAAEALGISRTTLWRRMKECGL from the coding sequence ATGATAAAGCGTGAGTTCCTCTTCACCATCGTCGATATCAAGCTCAAGGGGAATTTTGACGGCTATGTCCTAAGCCTGAACAATACCGTCGATATCCAGAAGAATGAACGGCAGGTGCGGCAAAACATCTACCAGAAAGGGAAGCGCCGTTACTTTATGTTCAACGACATTATCGGCGACAGTGCCGCCATCAGTCAGGCGAAGTTCATAGGGCAGCGTTTCGCGGACAGCGACGGGCCCGTGCTGCTGATCGGAGACACGGGCACAGGCAAGGAGATGTTCGCCCAGGCCATCCATGCGCACAGCCGGCGGCAGGAGGCGGCCTTTGTTTCCGTCAACTGTGCGGCCGTGCCCGAAAGCCTGCTGGAAAGCGAACTTTTTGGCTATGAAGAAGGCGCTTTTACCGGGGCCAGACGCGGGGGCAAGACGGGGCTGGTGGAGCTGGCGCATGGGGGGACCCTGTTCCTTGACGAGATAGGGGAGATGCCCTTGCGCCTGCAGGCCCGCCTGTTGCGGGTCCTGCAGGACAAGGTCGTGACCCGTCTGGGGAGCACCCGTTTCGTGCAGGTGAACGTGCGCATCATCTGTGCGACGAACAGGAACCTTTTTGCCATGGCCAGGCAGGGGCAGTTCCGGCAGGACCTGTTCTACAGGATCAATACCCTGCTGCTCAAGATCCCGTCGCTCGAAGCCCACAGGGAAGATATCGGTCCCATCGTCCTTGCCTATCTGCGCAGGCTGCGCGGGGAAGGCTACAAAAAGCTCTCGATCTCGGACGAGGCCATCGAAAAGCTGGAACAGCATGACTGGCCCGGCAATGTCCGGGAGCTGCTCCACGTGGTGGACAGGGCCATCGCTCTGGCCCGGCAGCCTGTGATCCAGGCCTCGGACATCCTCTTCGATGCGGATATCCTGGATGAGGAAGAACCGGAAACGCCTTTCGCCGGCAGAGGTGAGACGGCGTCGTGCGCCCGCCTGGAAGCCGTGCTGCAAAAATACAGATACAACAAGACCCAGGCTGCCGAGGCTCTGGGCATCTCACGAACGACCTTGTGGCGCCGGATGAAGGAGTGCGGGCTGTAA
- a CDS encoding tetratricopeptide repeat protein, producing MKKLILFVVIIYICCFSIAISASFEETKHAAEQGDASAQYSLGHYYYLQQDYKQCKEWSEKAAEQGHVDAQIELGLWYYWGEDADQDYQKARQWFEKAADKGSADAQFFLGKLYEEGQGVAQDYQKASQLYEEAAAQGNINAQIGLGSLYYLGQGVERDYHKARKYWEKAADKGSAGAQFNLGILYENGQGVNQDYYKAKQLYEKAARYEHAGAQSRLGALYYSGHGVRQDYHKAWQWWKKAADQGYVGAQYSLGVLYEEGKGVRQNRATAKEWYGKACDNGFQGGCDAYARLNTAR from the coding sequence ATGAAAAAATTGATTTTATTTGTAGTTATAATATATATTTGTTGTTTTTCTATTGCCATTTCAGCTTCTTTTGAAGAAACAAAGCATGCCGCTGAACAGGGAGATGCTAGTGCTCAGTATAGTCTAGGTCACTATTATTATTTACAGCAGGACTATAAGCAATGTAAAGAGTGGTCCGAAAAAGCTGCTGAACAAGGACATGTTGATGCTCAGATTGAGCTTGGACTTTGGTATTATTGGGGAGAAGATGCAGATCAGGACTATCAGAAGGCAAGACAATGGTTTGAAAAAGCTGCTGATAAAGGAAGTGCTGACGCTCAGTTTTTTCTCGGTAAGTTGTATGAAGAAGGCCAAGGTGTAGCTCAGGACTATCAGAAGGCAAGTCAGCTATATGAGGAAGCTGCTGCGCAAGGAAACATTAACGCTCAAATTGGACTTGGCAGTTTGTATTATTTGGGTCAAGGCGTAGAGCGTGACTATCATAAGGCTAGGAAATACTGGGAAAAAGCTGCTGATAAAGGAAGTGCTGGAGCCCAATTTAATCTTGGTATTTTGTATGAAAATGGTCAAGGTGTAAATCAAGACTATTATAAAGCAAAACAATTATACGAAAAAGCTGCAAGGTACGAACATGCTGGTGCTCAGTCTAGGCTAGGTGCTTTATATTATTCTGGCCACGGCGTACGTCAGGATTATCACAAGGCTTGGCAATGGTGGAAAAAGGCTGCTGACCAAGGATATGTTGGCGCTCAATATAGTCTTGGTGTTTTGTATGAAGAGGGTAAAGGTGTGCGACAAAATCGCGCCACAGCCAAGGAGTGGTACGGCAAAGCCTGTGATAATGGCTTCCAAGGCGGCTGTGATGCATATGCGCGTTTGAATACTGCCCGCTAA
- a CDS encoding cobaltochelatase CobT-related protein → MQAETKHIMSALPVVASILGDSLGVKVSIGEHSTAWTDGTSIFLPKLSVEGDETELGLVRGYISHEAGHIRYTDFVDLRAEALTALEQRLFNYFEDYRVEQRMTERYPGCRQDFLWLIRHLFATPFSREELENYAAQPLAALLDYVLYSVRALSLPALQRSVCLLGQIVENHYPNLLGGFTPLISRVTDCRSTRDCLSLARETAILLRGYLHSPTQQEEPPETNTPLPSQTNSAALTAPEQSGQPTLPKRNKLEKQRQAEGALQENEDQPAGENQKSEVSGHSKASPTPQEALAQALDGESTGLPADEGERIAKQLEACLKQSKNCRPHTAMLVEQRCPLHRLDPAQLAACKRMSNALQTRLGARLQTRVLRRSRASRSGRIDGHLLHRLATGSAQVFMQQTEIRGLDTTVHILLDCSCSMAHKLSTACASCYVVASALSRIPGIRVALTAFPATDDNTSVCPVFRPGERISDACLVTAHGSTPMAEAMLYALRELLRQRERRKLLIVLTDGSPDDFRTAMDVIDTAERLGIEVCGIGIDARAVTNLFSKAAVIRTVAELPEALFGLFTLTL, encoded by the coding sequence ATGCAAGCAGAAACCAAACATATCATGTCGGCCCTGCCGGTTGTGGCCTCCATACTGGGGGATTCACTGGGCGTGAAAGTCAGCATCGGTGAACACAGCACAGCCTGGACGGATGGAACTTCCATATTCCTGCCCAAACTCAGTGTTGAAGGCGATGAAACAGAGCTGGGGCTTGTGCGGGGGTACATCAGCCATGAGGCCGGACATATCCGATACACGGATTTTGTCGACCTGCGGGCAGAAGCACTCACAGCACTGGAACAGCGTCTCTTCAACTATTTTGAAGATTACCGGGTCGAGCAGCGCATGACAGAACGTTATCCCGGCTGTCGCCAGGACTTTCTCTGGCTGATACGGCATCTGTTCGCGACTCCCTTCTCTCGGGAGGAGCTGGAGAACTATGCGGCACAACCACTGGCCGCCTTGCTGGACTATGTCCTGTACTCTGTCAGGGCTCTCTCCCTACCCGCCTTGCAGAGATCAGTCTGTCTGTTGGGACAGATCGTTGAAAATCATTATCCCAACCTGCTGGGCGGGTTCACCCCGCTCATCAGCAGAGTCACGGACTGCCGAAGCACCCGCGACTGCCTTTCCCTTGCCAGAGAGACGGCAATCCTTTTGCGCGGCTATTTGCACTCCCCCACACAACAGGAGGAACCACCTGAAACAAATACCCCACTCCCGTCGCAGACGAACTCGGCCGCTCTTACTGCTCCCGAGCAGTCCGGGCAGCCGACACTCCCCAAAAGGAACAAGCTGGAAAAGCAGCGACAAGCAGAGGGGGCACTGCAAGAAAATGAAGATCAACCGGCTGGCGAGAATCAAAAAAGCGAAGTTTCCGGTCACAGCAAAGCATCTCCCACGCCACAGGAGGCGCTGGCGCAAGCTCTGGACGGAGAAAGCACAGGCTTGCCCGCTGATGAAGGAGAACGCATCGCAAAACAACTCGAAGCCTGCCTGAAGCAATCGAAGAATTGCCGTCCGCACACGGCTATGCTCGTAGAACAGCGCTGTCCTCTCCACAGGTTGGATCCTGCACAGCTGGCAGCCTGTAAACGGATGAGCAATGCTCTCCAGACACGCCTGGGAGCCCGGCTGCAAACCAGAGTGTTGCGTCGTAGTCGAGCAAGCCGTAGCGGAAGGATCGACGGCCACCTGCTGCATCGTCTGGCGACAGGTAGCGCACAGGTATTCATGCAGCAGACTGAAATCAGAGGACTGGATACGACTGTCCATATCCTGCTGGACTGCTCCTGCTCCATGGCACATAAACTCAGTACGGCCTGTGCGTCATGCTATGTCGTGGCCTCAGCCCTGTCGCGCATCCCAGGTATCCGGGTAGCCCTTACCGCCTTCCCTGCCACAGATGACAACACATCTGTATGTCCTGTGTTTCGTCCCGGAGAGCGTATCTCCGATGCCTGTCTTGTGACCGCCCACGGCAGTACACCCATGGCGGAGGCCATGCTCTACGCCTTGCGCGAGCTGCTCAGACAGAGGGAACGCCGTAAATTGCTTATCGTACTCACCGACGGCAGCCCTGACGATTTCAGGACGGCAATGGACGTTATCGACACTGCAGAACGGCTCGGCATTGAGGTCTGCGGTATTGGTATCGACGCCCGCGCCGTGACGAACCTGTTCTCAAAGGCAGCCGTCATCCGCACTGTCGCAGAACTACCGGAGGCCTTATTCGGCCTGTTCACCTTAACCTTGTAA
- a CDS encoding DUF3150 domain-containing protein: protein MPNDIITITPPDALDKLYVLNLDTTIWSACRKLTASDFDSENQLPPSALASLGFKKICDPAHMAVFSRLKARAVSLLDRHAVRFLGGWAVPSTKVDSILDGLKAIKDEFYTEKTLFLQNYDRLIAEWISKYEVWREFLASSTVSADYVAQRLTFAWQLFRVKSSEVDSTLDESLSDLGNKLFSEIAKDAADIWTRVYEGKTEVTHKALSPLLTLRDKLKGLSFVSPHAMPVIRIMDTVMEGVPDKGKYIAGQSLLNLQGLVCLLKDKQALLKQAEAMQNTSNAQRTLNSIVSAFSPNKQTVVPVTPACLNSGGLW from the coding sequence ATGCCCAACGATATTATTACCATCACGCCCCCCGACGCTCTCGACAAGCTGTATGTCCTCAACCTCGACACGACCATCTGGTCTGCCTGCCGCAAACTCACGGCCTCCGATTTTGACAGTGAAAACCAGCTGCCGCCTTCCGCCCTTGCCAGTCTGGGCTTCAAGAAAATCTGTGATCCGGCCCATATGGCTGTGTTCAGCAGGCTCAAGGCCAGAGCTGTTTCTCTTCTTGACAGGCACGCTGTCCGCTTTCTTGGCGGCTGGGCCGTGCCTTCAACCAAGGTTGACAGCATCCTCGACGGTTTGAAGGCCATCAAAGATGAATTTTATACCGAAAAGACCCTGTTCCTGCAAAACTATGACCGCCTCATCGCGGAGTGGATAAGCAAGTATGAGGTATGGCGGGAATTTCTCGCCAGCAGCACGGTCTCGGCAGACTATGTCGCTCAAAGGCTCACGTTTGCCTGGCAGCTCTTCCGTGTCAAATCGTCTGAGGTGGATTCGACGCTGGACGAAAGTCTCTCCGACCTGGGAAACAAGCTCTTCTCCGAGATCGCCAAAGATGCGGCCGACATCTGGACTCGGGTCTACGAAGGAAAGACGGAAGTCACGCATAAAGCCCTGTCTCCGCTGTTGACGCTGCGGGACAAACTCAAGGGGCTGAGTTTCGTTTCTCCCCACGCCATGCCCGTGATCAGAATCATGGATACGGTAATGGAAGGCGTGCCGGACAAGGGCAAGTACATTGCTGGCCAATCGCTGCTGAACCTGCAAGGCCTTGTCTGCCTGCTCAAGGACAAGCAAGCGCTGCTCAAGCAGGCAGAGGCCATGCAAAATACGTCCAATGCACAGCGAACCTTGAACTCTATTGTTTCCGCCTTCTCCCCGAACAAGCAAACAGTGGTACCGGTCACACCCGCATGCCTCAATTCCGGCGGCCTGTGGTGA
- a CDS encoding IS5 family transposase (programmed frameshift), producing MSKYQRLTDDQWAILEPLLANEASSVRGRPPVHDDRSVLNGILWVLRTGAAWADLPERFPSSSTCYRRFSKWVKTGVFRKILEALARDLEERGAINLSECFIDGTFVVAKKGAQKLGKTKRGKGTKLMVIADASGLPLALHTDSAGPHEVTLVQATLDEIVTVGQPRRIIGDRAYDSDPLDNALAAQGIEMIAPHRRNRKRKATQDGRPLRRYRRRWKIERLFAWLNTFKRTMARWDRFHQHFTAFVHLAFSMILLRRVIKEL from the exons ATGAGCAAATACCAAAGATTAACAGATGACCAATGGGCAATTTTGGAACCTCTCCTTGCAAATGAGGCTTCTTCCGTGCGGGGAAGGCCTCCTGTCCATGATGACCGCTCTGTACTGAACGGCATCTTATGGGTATTGCGCACTGGTGCCGCCTGGGCTGACTTGCCGGAGAGATTCCCGTCTTCATCAACCTGCTATCGCCGATTCAGCAAGTGGGTCAAAACGGGCGTATTCCGAAAAATCCTTGAGGCTCTCGCCCGTGACCTTGAAGAGCGTGGGGCCATAAACCTCTCGGAATGCTTCATTGACGGCACGTTCGTGGTAGCAAAAAAAGGGGCGCAAAAGT TGGGAAAGACCAAGCGGGGGAAAGGTACGAAGCTCATGGTTATTGCAGACGCTTCTGGTCTTCCACTCGCCCTGCACACGGATTCTGCTGGTCCTCATGAAGTCACCCTTGTCCAAGCTACCCTCGATGAAATTGTCACAGTGGGACAGCCCAGAAGAATTATTGGGGATCGTGCCTATGACAGTGATCCGCTCGATAACGCCCTTGCTGCCCAAGGGATTGAGATGATCGCACCACATCGGCGCAATCGAAAGCGTAAAGCAACGCAGGATGGTCGCCCCTTGCGGCGTTATCGTCGCCGTTGGAAAATCGAACGACTTTTTGCTTGGCTCAATACGTTCAAGCGGACAATGGCACGCTGGGACAGGTTCCACCAACACTTTACCGCCTTTGTTCATTTGGCATTTTCCATGATTTTACTCAGAAGAGTCATCAAGGAATTATGA
- a CDS encoding AAA family ATPase, which produces MAKITDFDAGFVFSGKASGTKIRGYDAPTAYTPALDSQYSFNPTSGRDLVLWFLMEHPDPLWISGPTGCGKSSAVRQIAARLNYPVFEVNGHERLESSDLIGHLSVQHGSMCFVDGPLTLALRQGGLLLFNEIDLCSPATLAGLNTILDGAPLCIAENNGELVKPHPMCRFIATANSNGGSDDTGLYQGVLRLNLAFMDRFMLIEMGYPEADTEVALLRQRFPQLPQELVTSMVSYANDIRKQFMGTDSGPDALSVTLSTRTLLRWAGLTLAYHPLSAQGISPIIHALDRALASRASASDKAVLHELARKYFPASH; this is translated from the coding sequence ATGGCAAAAATCACGGACTTTGACGCTGGCTTTGTTTTTTCCGGCAAAGCATCAGGGACGAAAATCAGAGGGTATGACGCCCCTACAGCTTATACTCCGGCCCTGGATTCGCAGTATTCGTTCAATCCTACGTCAGGAAGGGACCTTGTTCTCTGGTTTCTGATGGAACACCCCGACCCGCTCTGGATCAGCGGCCCCACTGGCTGTGGCAAGTCCAGTGCCGTACGCCAGATAGCGGCGCGTCTCAACTATCCTGTTTTCGAAGTCAACGGCCACGAGCGTCTGGAAAGCTCTGACCTCATAGGTCATCTGTCCGTACAGCATGGCTCAATGTGCTTTGTTGACGGACCGCTCACCCTGGCACTGCGGCAGGGGGGACTGCTGCTGTTCAATGAAATCGATCTTTGCTCTCCCGCCACACTGGCAGGACTGAATACGATCCTAGACGGCGCGCCACTGTGTATCGCCGAAAACAACGGCGAACTCGTCAAGCCCCACCCCATGTGTCGCTTCATCGCTACGGCAAACAGCAATGGCGGGAGTGATGACACCGGTTTGTACCAGGGCGTGCTGCGACTGAATCTGGCTTTCATGGACAGATTTATGCTGATCGAAATGGGCTATCCCGAAGCCGATACCGAAGTAGCACTACTCCGGCAACGTTTCCCGCAACTGCCCCAGGAGCTTGTCACCAGTATGGTCAGCTACGCCAATGACATCCGCAAGCAATTCATGGGGACGGACAGCGGTCCCGACGCTCTCTCTGTCACCCTGTCCACACGCACGCTGCTGCGCTGGGCAGGGCTGACTCTGGCGTACCACCCGCTTTCGGCGCAGGGCATCAGCCCCATCATCCATGCATTGGACAGGGCCCTGGCCTCCCGCGCCTCCGCATCTGACAAAGCCGTACTGCACGAACTCGCGCGAAAATATTTCCCTGCATCTCACTAG
- a CDS encoding ERF family protein, with product MHTTTNQSSSLASALLCVQQALQPATKDGKNPYHATRYATLNSVMASCRELLISHGILLTQMPVVQPVELGQNVLALETRLTHVDTGEYLASTAIVPLPKADPQGLGSAITYARRYALCAILGIITEDDDGNAASCLENRQAPNVTAGPKKARSLLASLPKLDGVSYSTATSSEGRPYVVAVGGTMEKKVLLQKAGFRWDNKQRCWWRYADIENQDSAQSCSL from the coding sequence ATGCATACTACCACAAATCAGTCTTCCAGCCTTGCATCGGCTCTTCTCTGCGTCCAGCAGGCGCTGCAACCCGCCACAAAGGATGGTAAAAATCCGTATCATGCCACCCGCTACGCCACTCTCAACAGTGTCATGGCAAGCTGCCGTGAGTTGCTTATCAGCCATGGCATCCTGCTTACCCAGATGCCTGTCGTCCAGCCTGTAGAACTCGGTCAGAACGTCCTTGCTCTCGAAACGCGACTCACTCATGTGGATACCGGTGAATATCTTGCCAGCACTGCCATTGTCCCTCTGCCCAAAGCGGATCCCCAGGGACTGGGCAGTGCCATTACCTACGCAAGGCGTTATGCCCTCTGCGCCATATTGGGCATCATTACAGAAGATGATGACGGCAATGCCGCATCCTGTCTGGAGAATCGACAAGCGCCAAACGTAACGGCCGGCCCCAAGAAAGCACGTTCTCTCCTGGCATCTTTGCCGAAGCTCGATGGGGTCAGCTACAGCACGGCCACCAGCTCCGAGGGCCGACCATATGTTGTCGCTGTCGGCGGAACAATGGAAAAGAAAGTCCTTCTCCAGAAAGCGGGCTTCCGATGGGACAACAAGCAGCGGTGCTGGTGGAGATACGCGGACATTGAAAATCAGGACAGCGCCCAGAGCTGTTCGCTGTGA
- a CDS encoding transposase translates to MKQTDFRDVPDELWERIEPLLAPFKRKRSGGSKPLAQRTVLAGILYKCRTGCQWAMLPACYGSKSTVHEHFQRWNKAGIMAEIFRILLAEYGEKVGVDAQWQAMDGTLLQAPTRSQKISD, encoded by the coding sequence ATGAAACAAACAGATTTTCGTGATGTGCCTGATGAGCTGTGGGAACGTATCGAGCCTCTCCTTGCCCCGTTCAAACGAAAAAGAAGCGGCGGCAGCAAACCGCTTGCGCAGCGCACGGTTCTGGCAGGAATCCTCTACAAATGCCGGACAGGATGCCAATGGGCCATGCTTCCCGCCTGCTATGGATCAAAAAGCACTGTCCACGAGCACTTCCAGCGATGGAACAAAGCTGGCATCATGGCGGAGATTTTTCGCATCCTTCTTGCTGAATATGGGGAAAAGGTCGGCGTCGACGCCCAATGGCAGGCTATGGACGGCACCTTGCTGCAAGCCCCGACGCGCTCTCAAAAAATCAGCGACTGA
- a CDS encoding IS5 family transposase produces the protein MGKRSASTPNGRLWTAPCCKPRRALKKSATEGLGRNPTDRGRSGGKIHLHVDGQGIPLGVTVTGANVHDSRLIEATLKNSREMGGWFLGSAVRHLCLDKGYDYPRVSEEVYVNGFEEHIRSRGEEVRDRWRTPARRWVVERTFAWLKGFRSLRIRYCCYLVNFMGLLYLALACILWRKLV, from the coding sequence ATGGGGAAAAGGTCGGCGTCGACGCCCAATGGCAGGCTATGGACGGCACCTTGCTGCAAGCCCCGACGCGCTCTCAAAAAATCAGCGACTGAGGGCCTTGGACGCAACCCGACGGACAGGGGCCGAAGCGGCGGCAAGATACATCTCCATGTGGATGGTCAGGGTATTCCTCTGGGAGTGACAGTCACAGGTGCCAATGTTCATGACAGCCGCCTGATAGAAGCGACGCTGAAGAACTCCCGGGAAATGGGCGGCTGGTTTCTGGGGTCTGCCGTACGCCATCTCTGTCTGGACAAGGGCTATGACTACCCGCGAGTCAGCGAAGAAGTCTACGTAAACGGATTTGAGGAGCATATCCGCAGCCGGGGGGAAGAAGTTCGGGACCGCTGGAGGACTCCTGCCCGCCGCTGGGTAGTAGAGCGGACATTCGCCTGGTTGAAGGGTTTTCGGAGCTTGCGCATTCGCTACTGTTGTTACCTCGTCAATTTTATGGGGCTACTTTACCTTGCTTTGGCCTGTATCCTTTGGAGAAAACTGGTATAG
- a CDS encoding recombinase family protein, which yields MHSVYDYARVSSTDQNAERRHLSLQRQGIPRHRIFTDRMSGKDFRRPRYEDLSARRPALRHEHRSPGPQL from the coding sequence ATGCACAGCGTGTACGATTACGCCCGTGTATCCAGCACCGACCAGAACGCGGAGCGCCGGCATCTGTCCCTGCAACGGCAGGGCATCCCCAGGCACAGGATCTTCACCGACCGGATGTCGGGCAAGGACTTCCGCCGTCCCCGGTACGAAGACCTGTCGGCCCGGCGACCAGCTCTGCGTCACGAGCATCGATCACCTGGGCCGCAATTATGA
- a CDS encoding YhcH/YjgK/YiaL family protein — MAYRVAIPRQRLRRNDRGNDVHRNTDKLGCRKKYLPDIFSQVTDFLKSIDPETIEPGTYPIQGNEIFAKIECGSGKSEAERRFELHHKYIDVQMLLTGFDLEFNGSP; from the coding sequence TTGGCATACCGTGTAGCAATACCGCGCCAGCGCTTGAGGCGAAACGATAGGGGGAACGATGTTCATCGGAACACTGACAAGCTGGGATGCCGAAAAAAATATCTTCCCGATATCTTTAGTCAGGTAACGGATTTTCTAAAATCCATCGATCCTGAAACGATCGAACCTGGTACCTACCCAATCCAGGGGAATGAGATTTTTGCGAAAATCGAATGCGGCAGCGGCAAGAGCGAAGCTGAGCGCCGCTTTGAACTGCATCATAAATATATTGATGTTCAAATGCTCCTGACCGGATTTGATCTTGAATTCAATGGCAGCCCTTAA
- a CDS encoding glycosyltransferase family 2 protein, whose protein sequence is MPSSKGPAVSVIIPVRNSGRYFRECLDSVTGQTLRNIEIIIIDDASTDGSDAVAEAYAAQDSRITIIHHDESTGAGPARNDGMAIAKGEYIAFMDSDDLYPSMDTLTVLYQKAIQQHAKICGGSLYKIDTATNTLSYRIPDQYFEQEGWIYYTDYQYEGGFTKFLYSKLFLLNNKLEFPALKRFQDPVFFVNTMILAKKFYAVPAQTYAYRKTHKMIYWSHDKIFDHLRGVKYLLGTSSKYNLKKLHYNMAKNLLDFLHYKLNFFQKLINIGIIYETYRSIKWDLLILYPGNVHIKKYKYFLYFFRSKTNQL, encoded by the coding sequence ATGCCTTCGTCTAAAGGTCCTGCTGTCAGTGTCATCATCCCTGTACGAAATAGTGGCCGCTACTTTCGGGAATGCCTCGACAGTGTTACGGGACAAACATTACGCAATATCGAAATCATCATCATTGATGACGCATCTACGGATGGAAGCGATGCCGTTGCCGAAGCCTACGCAGCCCAGGACTCCCGGATTACCATCATCCATCATGACGAATCTACAGGTGCCGGTCCGGCACGCAATGATGGCATGGCCATTGCTAAAGGGGAGTATATCGCTTTTATGGATAGCGATGATTTGTATCCTTCTATGGATACGCTTACCGTACTTTACCAAAAAGCTATTCAGCAGCATGCTAAGATTTGTGGTGGATCACTATATAAAATCGATACTGCTACAAATACACTATCTTATAGAATTCCTGATCAATACTTTGAACAAGAAGGATGGATTTATTATACTGATTATCAATATGAAGGAGGGTTTACAAAATTTTTATATAGCAAATTATTTTTATTAAATAATAAACTGGAATTCCCTGCCTTGAAACGTTTTCAGGATCCAGTTTTTTTTGTAAATACTATGATTCTCGCAAAAAAATTTTACGCTGTGCCAGCTCAAACTTATGCATATAGAAAAACACATAAAATGATATATTGGTCGCATGATAAAATTTTTGACCACCTGAGAGGAGTCAAATATCTTCTTGGCACCTCGAGTAAATATAATTTAAAAAAATTACATTATAATATGGCAAAAAATTTGCTAGACTTTCTGCACTATAAATTAAATTTTTTTCAAAAACTGATAAATATAGGTATTATATATGAAACCTATCGAAGTATCAAATGGGATTTGCTGATACTATACCCTGGGAATGTTCATATTAAAAAATATAAATATTTTCTATATTTTTTTCGTTCAAAAACAAATCAACTCTAA